The following are encoded in a window of Halorarum salinum genomic DNA:
- a CDS encoding TRAM domain-containing protein, producing MSDCPLADDCPRFSERINGMGCQHYGDRGGAEWCNNYDMPIADLKQQPVKPGEEVVLDVEDIHESGAGVGRTEDGFIVMVDGALPPARVRVRIDRVKQNHAKAKEVLEKLPLEGDGDDVDLDEADPASERDREREEKEEQRLGSRDNFWGS from the coding sequence ATGTCGGACTGTCCACTCGCCGACGACTGCCCACGGTTTTCGGAGCGGATCAACGGGATGGGATGCCAGCACTACGGCGACCGCGGCGGCGCCGAGTGGTGCAACAACTACGACATGCCCATCGCCGACCTGAAGCAACAGCCCGTCAAGCCGGGCGAGGAGGTCGTCCTCGACGTGGAGGACATCCACGAGAGCGGCGCCGGCGTCGGCCGGACCGAGGACGGCTTCATCGTCATGGTCGACGGCGCGCTCCCCCCGGCCCGCGTCCGCGTCCGCATCGACCGCGTGAAGCAGAACCACGCGAAGGCGAAGGAGGTGCTCGAGAAGCTTCCGCTCGAGGGGGACGGGGACGACGTCGACCTCGACGAGGCGGACCCGGCGAGCGAGCGGGACCGGGAGCGGGAGGAGAAGGAGGAACAGCGGCTCGGATCGCGCGACAACTTCTGGGGCTCGTAG
- a CDS encoding replication factor A (Replication protein A protects and stabilize the intermediate ssDNA that is generated by the unwinding action of a DNA helicase at the replication fork. In addition, SSBs prevent the formation of secondary structures by single-stranded template DNA.): MADLQTQAEEIHEQFSDHLDVTVEEVEEKLDALVTEYSVPVDEARRSVVNSYLDEAGMERDELAPGGAEAALVGEIDEDEQWVDLRVKVADLWDPGHESIAQVGLLGDESGTIKFVAFDTSDLPKLEEGASYALGNVVTDEYQGNYSVKLNRTTTIEELDEEVEVGDDSSEVEGALVDIQSGSGLIKRCPEEDCTRVLQNGRCSEHGQVDGEFDLRIKAVLDDGEVVQEVIFDEEATTDLTGISLADAKSMAQDALDTTVVGEEMADQVVGHYYRVRGPTFGRYVLVDEFEELSGPADAEDVLIKARSM, translated from the coding sequence ATGGCAGATTTGCAAACCCAGGCGGAAGAGATACACGAGCAGTTTTCCGACCACCTCGACGTCACGGTCGAGGAGGTCGAGGAGAAACTCGACGCGCTCGTCACGGAGTACAGCGTCCCCGTCGACGAGGCGCGCCGGAGCGTCGTCAACTCCTACCTCGACGAGGCGGGGATGGAGCGGGACGAACTCGCGCCCGGCGGCGCCGAGGCGGCGCTCGTCGGCGAGATCGACGAGGACGAGCAGTGGGTCGACCTCCGGGTGAAGGTGGCCGACCTCTGGGACCCCGGCCACGAGTCGATCGCGCAGGTGGGCCTGCTCGGCGACGAGTCGGGCACCATCAAGTTCGTCGCCTTCGACACCAGCGACCTCCCGAAGTTGGAGGAGGGCGCGAGCTACGCGCTCGGCAACGTCGTCACCGACGAGTACCAGGGCAACTACTCGGTGAAGCTCAACCGGACGACCACCATCGAGGAACTCGACGAGGAAGTCGAGGTCGGCGACGACTCCTCGGAGGTCGAGGGCGCGCTGGTGGACATCCAGTCCGGGTCGGGGCTCATCAAGCGCTGCCCCGAGGAGGACTGCACCCGCGTCCTCCAGAACGGCCGCTGTAGCGAACACGGCCAGGTCGACGGCGAGTTCGACCTGCGGATCAAGGCCGTCCTCGACGACGGCGAGGTCGTTCAGGAGGTCATCTTCGACGAGGAGGCGACCACCGACCTGACGGGCATCTCCCTCGCGGACGCAAAGAGCATGGCACAGGACGCGCTCGACACCACGGTCGTCGGCGAGGAGATGGCCGACCAGGTCGTCGGACACTACTACCGCGTCCGCGGGCCGACGTTCGGCCGGTACGTGCTCGTCGACGAGTTCGAGGAGCTGTCCGGGCCGGCGGATGCCGAGGACGTGCTGATCAAAGCGAGGTCGATGTGA
- a CDS encoding tRNA (guanine(26)-N(2))-dimethyltransferase, with the protein MRIEEGGVAVEVESARDGASDGRGGEVFYNPEMELNRDVTVATLRAYADREPRADTYLDAMAASGVRGARAAAEGWSVTCADVDEEAVALAARNLANYDGCEAVEGDANALLHTDFFDVVDVDPYGSPMPFADAAVAGTRNLLCVTATDTAPLCGAHFDAGVRRYSTVPRNTDYHAEMGLRVLVSALVRRAASRDKAARPVLSHVSRHYARTYLELDASASAANDCVDELGYVHHCQDCLEREHEFGLIANPPEACPHCGSNRSVTAGPIWLGRIADPGFADAVREAVTDDMGTAKRARKLLGTVSGELDRPTHYDQHRLCELWNRPASGMDEFVATLRDAGYEASRAHYSGTAVKTDATVAEMREATADLG; encoded by the coding sequence ATGCGAATCGAGGAGGGCGGGGTGGCGGTCGAGGTCGAGAGCGCCCGCGACGGCGCCAGCGACGGGCGCGGCGGCGAGGTGTTCTACAACCCCGAGATGGAACTGAACCGGGACGTCACCGTCGCGACCCTGCGGGCGTACGCCGACCGGGAGCCGCGGGCGGACACGTACCTCGACGCGATGGCCGCCTCGGGGGTCCGCGGCGCCCGCGCGGCCGCCGAGGGGTGGAGCGTCACCTGCGCCGACGTGGACGAGGAGGCGGTCGCGCTCGCCGCCCGGAACCTCGCGAACTACGACGGCTGCGAGGCCGTGGAGGGGGACGCGAACGCGCTGCTCCACACCGACTTCTTCGACGTGGTCGACGTCGACCCGTACGGCTCGCCGATGCCGTTCGCCGACGCCGCCGTGGCGGGGACCAGGAACCTGCTCTGTGTCACGGCCACCGACACGGCCCCGTTGTGTGGCGCCCACTTCGACGCCGGAGTCAGGCGCTACTCGACGGTGCCGCGCAACACCGACTACCACGCCGAGATGGGCCTCCGGGTGCTCGTCTCCGCGCTCGTCCGCCGGGCCGCCAGCCGGGACAAGGCGGCCCGCCCGGTCCTCTCGCACGTCTCCCGGCACTACGCTCGGACGTACCTCGAACTGGACGCCTCGGCCTCGGCGGCGAACGACTGCGTCGACGAACTGGGGTACGTCCACCACTGCCAGGACTGCCTCGAGCGCGAGCACGAGTTCGGGCTGATCGCGAACCCGCCGGAGGCGTGCCCGCACTGCGGCTCGAACCGGTCGGTCACGGCGGGGCCAATCTGGCTCGGCCGGATCGCGGACCCCGGGTTCGCGGACGCCGTGCGCGAGGCGGTCACCGACGACATGGGCACCGCGAAGCGCGCCCGGAAGCTGCTCGGGACCGTCTCCGGGGAACTGGACAGGCCGACCCACTACGACCAGCACCGGCTCTGCGAACTGTGGAACCGGCCGGCCTCGGGGATGGACGAGTTCGTCGCGACCCTCCGGGACGCCGGCTACGAGGCCAGCAGGGCCCACTACTCGGGCACCGCGGTGAAGACGGATGCCACCGTCGCGGAGATGCGCGAGGCGACCGCCGACCTGGGGTAG
- a CDS encoding ester cyclase — protein MTTAKDDATRADDNERVVRRLNEEVWEKGNFDVIDELVADDYVLHDSSMPEPVRGPDGYREMAEMGAGVVDGRIEAEQVISTGDWVVTRWTMRGTHTGEMAGVEPTNEEVTMTGIDISRVEDGELAESWQEVNMLPMLMQIGAVPDDLFAEEMPADD, from the coding sequence ATGACGACAGCCAAAGACGACGCGACGAGAGCCGACGACAACGAGCGAGTGGTCCGACGCCTCAACGAGGAGGTCTGGGAGAAGGGGAACTTCGACGTCATCGACGAACTGGTCGCGGACGACTACGTCCTCCACGACTCGTCGATGCCGGAACCGGTACGCGGTCCCGACGGCTACCGGGAGATGGCCGAGATGGGCGCCGGCGTCGTCGACGGTCGGATCGAGGCCGAGCAGGTCATCTCGACCGGTGACTGGGTCGTGACACGCTGGACGATGCGGGGCACCCACACCGGCGAGATGGCGGGCGTCGAGCCGACGAACGAGGAGGTCACGATGACGGGGATCGACATCAGCCGCGTCGAGGACGGCGAGCTCGCCGAATCCTGGCAGGAAGTGAACATGCTGCCGATGCTGATGCAGATCGGCGCCGTCCCTGACGACCTCTTCGCCGAGGAGATGCCGGCGGACGACTGA
- a CDS encoding Tfx family DNA-binding protein, producing the protein MVDSEGDAGAVEVDVDELLDSVGFDPERSVLTRRQAEVLALRERGTRQADIAALLGTSRANVSSVEASARENVAKARETVAFAEALAAPVRVEVETGADLYDVPQRVYDACDAAGVKVNHTAPDLMKLVSDEAGDAVQGRKVVVPILVGVTSGGSVRVRQSE; encoded by the coding sequence ATGGTCGATTCGGAGGGGGACGCCGGCGCGGTCGAGGTCGACGTGGACGAACTCCTCGACAGCGTCGGGTTCGACCCCGAGCGGAGCGTGCTCACCCGCCGGCAGGCCGAGGTGCTGGCGCTCCGCGAGCGCGGCACCCGCCAGGCCGACATCGCGGCGCTGCTTGGCACCTCCCGGGCCAACGTCTCCAGCGTCGAGGCCAGCGCCCGCGAGAACGTCGCCAAGGCGCGCGAGACGGTCGCGTTCGCCGAGGCGCTCGCCGCCCCGGTCCGGGTCGAGGTGGAGACGGGTGCCGACCTCTACGACGTCCCCCAGCGGGTCTACGACGCATGCGACGCGGCGGGCGTGAAGGTGAACCACACCGCCCCGGACCTGATGAAACTCGTGAGCGACGAGGCGGGCGACGCCGTCCAGGGCCGGAAGGTCGTCGTGCCCATCCTCGTCGGCGTCACCAGCGGCGGGTCGGTTCGGGTGCGGCAGTCGGAGTGA
- a CDS encoding DUF7091 family protein, whose product MTLTDRLRRVLRQQARKAGREYARSRDAYREGRREGGAPDRVDPAEFGLPDDGEGNARVVCRRYVERRAVAVDAEGRPDCFEADNVDCEGCAEDVRDGRVQTW is encoded by the coding sequence ATGACGTTGACCGACCGCCTCCGCCGGGTCCTGCGCCAGCAGGCCCGGAAGGCCGGCCGGGAGTACGCCCGGAGCAGGGACGCCTACCGGGAGGGCCGACGGGAAGGAGGCGCCCCGGACCGGGTCGACCCGGCGGAGTTCGGCCTCCCGGACGACGGCGAGGGGAACGCCCGCGTCGTCTGCCGGCGGTACGTCGAGCGGCGCGCCGTGGCCGTCGACGCGGAGGGCCGGCCGGACTGTTTCGAGGCCGACAACGTGGACTGCGAGGGCTGTGCCGAGGACGTGCGCGACGGACGGGTGCAGACGTGGTGA
- a CDS encoding mannose-1-phosphate guanylyltransferase, with the protein MNGDAPARPVVAVVLAGGTGSRLYPASRSDRPKQFLPLGAGGGVTGAAGDADGSLLARTVARTDFADEVLVSTRPEFADEIDDHALDAGVVVEPAGKDTGPALLYATWAARERVRDGATRNRDPVVVCLPADHHVPDADAFSGTMARGARVAADTGSLVAFGVEPTRPDTGYGYVEPGPEGGDDRYRDLAAFHEKPDAGTAREYVDAGYRWNAGIFAWTPDALLAAARDTPLAPLVDALEAGDPERGFDAVEPVSIDYAVMERAEDAVVVPADFAWDDLGSWDALERVLGTDADGNALASDALTLDASGNVVASDGRHVSLVGVDDLCVVACDDRVLVVPKGEAQRVREVVEQLKREGKF; encoded by the coding sequence GTGAACGGTGACGCGCCGGCCCGCCCCGTCGTCGCGGTGGTGCTCGCGGGCGGCACCGGATCGCGGCTCTACCCCGCCTCGCGGAGCGACCGGCCGAAGCAGTTCCTCCCCCTCGGTGCCGGTGGCGGCGTGACCGGCGCCGCGGGCGACGCGGACGGGAGCCTCCTCGCCCGGACGGTCGCCCGAACCGACTTCGCCGACGAGGTGCTCGTCTCCACCCGCCCCGAGTTCGCGGACGAGATCGACGACCACGCGCTCGACGCCGGGGTCGTCGTCGAACCGGCCGGGAAGGACACCGGCCCGGCGCTGCTGTACGCGACCTGGGCGGCCCGCGAACGCGTCCGCGACGGCGCTACCCGGAACCGGGACCCGGTCGTCGTCTGCCTCCCCGCGGACCACCACGTCCCCGACGCGGACGCCTTCTCGGGGACGATGGCCCGCGGCGCGCGCGTCGCCGCCGACACCGGGTCGCTCGTCGCCTTCGGGGTGGAACCGACCCGGCCCGACACGGGGTACGGGTACGTCGAACCCGGGCCGGAGGGGGGCGACGACCGCTACCGCGACCTGGCCGCGTTCCACGAGAAGCCCGACGCCGGAACGGCCCGCGAGTACGTCGACGCCGGCTACCGTTGGAACGCGGGCATCTTCGCGTGGACGCCCGACGCGCTCCTGGCGGCCGCGCGCGACACGCCGCTGGCGCCGCTGGTCGACGCGCTGGAGGCCGGCGACCCGGAACGGGGCTTCGACGCCGTGGAGCCCGTGAGCATCGACTACGCGGTGATGGAGCGGGCCGAGGACGCCGTCGTCGTGCCCGCGGACTTCGCTTGGGACGACCTCGGCTCGTGGGACGCGCTCGAACGCGTGCTCGGGACGGACGCCGACGGCAACGCGCTGGCGTCGGACGCGCTGACGCTCGACGCGTCGGGCAACGTCGTCGCCAGCGACGGGAGACACGTCTCGCTGGTCGGCGTTGACGACCTCTGTGTCGTCGCCTGCGACGACCGCGTGCTCGTGGTGCCGAAGGGCGAGGCCCAGCGGGTGCGCGAGGTGGTCGAGCAACTGAAGCGGGAGGGGAAGTTCTGA
- a CDS encoding RPA family protein, producing the protein MSGNVPTREVARRAFAREYNDGSYTFKESEDERAPLYLLLPTGERANRVFLVGTLTEKEDVGEDSEYWRGRIVDPTGTFFVYAGQYQPEAASALRELEPPAYVAVVGKPRTYETDDGNVNVSVRPESITAVDAATRDRWVVETARRTLERVERFDDEGNEYALMAREQYDLPVEEYVDAAVAALESLDGGDELEGEEAPA; encoded by the coding sequence ATGAGCGGAAACGTTCCCACCCGAGAGGTCGCCCGCCGGGCGTTCGCCCGCGAGTACAACGACGGCAGCTACACGTTCAAGGAGTCCGAGGACGAGCGGGCGCCGCTGTACCTGCTGCTCCCCACCGGGGAGCGCGCGAACCGCGTGTTCCTCGTCGGCACCCTCACCGAGAAGGAGGACGTCGGCGAGGACAGCGAGTACTGGCGCGGCCGAATCGTCGACCCGACGGGCACGTTCTTCGTGTACGCCGGGCAGTACCAGCCCGAGGCCGCCAGCGCGCTCCGCGAACTGGAGCCGCCGGCCTACGTCGCGGTGGTCGGCAAGCCGCGGACCTACGAGACCGACGACGGAAACGTCAACGTCTCGGTCCGCCCCGAGTCCATCACCGCCGTCGACGCCGCCACGCGCGACCGCTGGGTCGTCGAGACGGCCCGGCGGACCCTCGAACGCGTCGAGCGGTTCGACGACGAGGGCAACGAGTACGCGCTGATGGCCCGCGAACAGTACGACCTCCCCGTGGAGGAGTACGTCGACGCGGCCGTCGCCGCGCTCGAATCGCTCGACGGCGGCGACGAACTCGAGGGGGAAGAGGCGCCCGCGTAG
- a CDS encoding YihY/virulence factor BrkB family protein, translating into MSSRARARVRRTVRVARRVVRTASDQEVTFLAAGVAYYAFVSLLPTVVLLFIVATAVGEERLATTVVAASSGLLTDAGQEFVVEALESGAGRGGTTVFSVLLAVWGSLKVFRGIDTAFRNIYGSEDPPSLLAQLRESIVVAASIGASFVLMLAIGSVLLTVDLGLGLGVASILTLPAVLTVAFLPMYYFFPERDVSLREVLPGAVFAGVGWTVLQALFQAYVGLQSAGGGPQVYGVIGAVLLLVTWLYLGGIVVLVGVVVNVTLAADRRRGADATDGVGSRAPIGDGGEPGGPGDEHRERGDRHGKGDAAHAGAHMSGEEYEDGPAPDVAELDRRVAALRADVDEIDGRTVEKPALESELKRYVRARMRRGHARGWGPYLVLLYGVVLTLGAFYWLDRWVAIVAMVVTFLSTLGLYTLFVLVGVGLNALDVPGKALDAVRDRR; encoded by the coding sequence GTGTCCTCCCGAGCCCGGGCCCGCGTTCGGCGGACAGTCAGGGTAGCACGGCGGGTCGTCCGGACGGCCAGCGACCAGGAGGTCACGTTCCTGGCGGCGGGCGTCGCCTACTACGCGTTCGTCTCGCTGCTCCCGACGGTCGTGTTGCTGTTCATCGTGGCGACGGCGGTCGGCGAGGAGCGGCTCGCGACGACCGTCGTCGCCGCCAGTTCCGGCCTGCTGACCGACGCGGGCCAGGAGTTCGTCGTCGAGGCCCTCGAGAGCGGGGCCGGACGGGGCGGGACCACGGTCTTCAGCGTCCTGCTCGCTGTCTGGGGGTCGCTGAAGGTGTTCCGTGGCATCGACACCGCCTTCCGCAACATCTACGGCTCGGAGGACCCCCCGTCGCTGCTCGCACAGCTCCGGGAGTCGATCGTCGTCGCAGCCAGCATCGGCGCGAGCTTCGTCCTGATGCTCGCGATCGGGAGCGTCCTCCTCACGGTCGACCTCGGCCTCGGGTTGGGCGTCGCGAGCATCCTGACGCTCCCGGCCGTGCTGACGGTCGCGTTCCTCCCGATGTACTACTTCTTCCCGGAACGGGACGTGAGCCTCCGCGAGGTGCTCCCGGGCGCCGTGTTCGCGGGCGTCGGCTGGACGGTGCTCCAGGCGCTGTTCCAGGCGTACGTGGGGCTCCAGAGCGCCGGCGGGGGCCCTCAGGTGTACGGCGTCATCGGCGCGGTGCTGCTGCTGGTCACGTGGCTCTACCTCGGCGGCATCGTCGTGCTCGTCGGGGTCGTCGTGAACGTGACGCTCGCGGCCGACCGCCGTCGGGGAGCCGACGCGACCGACGGCGTCGGTTCGCGGGCCCCCATCGGCGACGGGGGCGAGCCGGGCGGTCCGGGAGACGAGCACCGCGAGCGGGGAGACCGGCACGGTAAAGGGGACGCCGCGCATGCCGGAGCACACATGAGCGGGGAGGAGTACGAGGACGGGCCCGCGCCCGACGTCGCCGAACTCGACCGGCGGGTGGCGGCGCTGCGGGCCGACGTCGACGAGATCGACGGCCGAACCGTCGAGAAGCCGGCGCTGGAGTCGGAACTGAAGCGATACGTCCGCGCGCGGATGCGCCGCGGCCACGCCCGCGGGTGGGGACCGTACCTGGTGCTCCTGTACGGCGTCGTGCTCACCCTCGGCGCGTTCTACTGGCTCGACCGCTGGGTCGCCATCGTGGCGATGGTCGTGACGTTCCTCTCGACGCTCGGGCTCTACACCCTGTTCGTCCTCGTCGGGGTGGGGCTGAACGCGCTCGACGTCCCGGGCAAGGCGCTGGACGCCGTCCGGGACCGGAGGTGA
- a CDS encoding ArsR/SmtB family transcription factor, giving the protein MTDEGEMADVDLETVVSLLDDEHVRSMLVATSETPLSANELSEHCGVSASSIYRRLDRLADADLVGERTRPRSDGHHETVYVSRLDRFELAIGDGDLSWDLDRRRDDVADQLTRMWGRF; this is encoded by the coding sequence ATGACAGACGAAGGTGAGATGGCCGACGTCGACCTCGAGACCGTCGTCTCGCTGCTGGACGACGAGCACGTCCGGTCGATGCTGGTCGCGACCAGCGAGACGCCGCTGTCGGCCAACGAACTCAGCGAGCACTGTGGGGTCTCCGCGTCGTCGATCTACCGGCGGCTCGACCGGCTGGCCGACGCAGACCTCGTCGGCGAGCGAACGCGGCCGCGGAGCGACGGCCACCACGAGACGGTGTACGTCTCCCGGCTCGACCGGTTCGAACTCGCGATAGGCGACGGAGACCTGTCGTGGGACCTCGACCGCCGACGCGACGACGTCGCCGATCAGCTCACGCGCATGTGGGGGCGGTTCTGA
- a CDS encoding DUF7521 family protein: MPVVGLGSPVGLLAGVAATASAVVGLYIGYQAYRGLRRNDDRSMRWLSVGMILLFGLTYTLAVAGQGLIAFRVVPIHLQDAFRLLVRLTQLVGLGCIAYSLRVATGR, translated from the coding sequence ATGCCGGTCGTCGGGCTCGGCTCGCCGGTCGGCCTGCTCGCGGGGGTCGCGGCGACGGCCTCTGCGGTCGTCGGCCTCTACATCGGCTACCAGGCGTACCGCGGGCTCCGCCGCAACGACGACCGGTCGATGCGGTGGCTCTCAGTCGGGATGATCCTGCTCTTCGGGCTGACGTACACGCTCGCGGTCGCCGGCCAGGGGCTGATCGCGTTCCGCGTCGTCCCCATCCACCTCCAGGACGCCTTCCGGCTGCTGGTACGGCTGACACAGCTCGTCGGCCTCGGATGCATCGCCTACTCCCTGCGGGTCGCGACGGGCCGGTGA
- a CDS encoding DUF5814 domain-containing protein, with protein MAITDKIYLKNHRQIASQLGTSVPKGAFKGATLDLVFTGEGLAEVDEATRDRLLEFAEDFLDCDCEDAPYCGHPERKFVRYLLELRAQGMGPDAIVDVMGDDYMLYAYPGDVLSFLDSAVRTLEAVESLADVEGDREMEEKARDAKRALAG; from the coding sequence GTGGCCATCACGGACAAGATCTACCTCAAGAACCACCGGCAGATCGCCTCCCAGCTCGGGACGAGCGTGCCGAAGGGCGCGTTCAAGGGCGCGACGCTGGACCTCGTCTTCACCGGCGAGGGCCTGGCCGAGGTGGACGAGGCGACGCGCGACCGCCTGCTGGAGTTCGCCGAGGACTTCCTGGACTGCGACTGCGAGGACGCCCCCTACTGTGGCCACCCCGAGCGGAAGTTCGTCCGGTACCTGCTGGAGCTCCGGGCACAGGGCATGGGTCCGGACGCCATCGTCGACGTCATGGGCGACGACTACATGCTGTACGCCTACCCCGGCGACGTGCTCTCCTTCCTCGACTCGGCGGTGCGGACGCTGGAGGCGGTCGAGTCGCTCGCCGACGTGGAGGGCGACCGGGAGATGGAGGAGAAGGCGCGGGACGCGAAACGGGCGCTCGCCGGGTAG
- a CDS encoding ribbon-helix-helix protein, CopG family, whose translation MSNKNKTISFRVNEDAFEALREIADERDLSLSAVFRDYVDALVTHDGQIRVVPEHEYEADGDDDAPFPPTVSVPRSFVREHERLELEAEHLREQLDEYKEYATYLHDRIESDADDGEDVVNLEDLDQERDVPDVDLESDEPYKLG comes from the coding sequence ATGAGCAACAAGAACAAGACGATCTCCTTCCGCGTCAACGAGGACGCGTTCGAGGCGCTCCGGGAGATCGCGGACGAGCGGGACCTCTCGCTGTCGGCGGTGTTCCGCGACTACGTCGACGCGCTCGTCACCCACGACGGCCAGATCCGGGTCGTCCCCGAGCACGAGTACGAGGCCGACGGCGACGACGACGCGCCGTTCCCGCCGACCGTGTCGGTCCCGCGGAGCTTCGTCCGCGAGCACGAGCGCCTGGAGCTCGAGGCCGAGCACCTGCGCGAGCAGCTCGACGAGTACAAGGAGTACGCGACGTACCTCCACGACCGCATCGAGTCGGACGCCGACGACGGCGAGGACGTGGTGAACCTCGAGGACCTCGACCAGGAGCGCGACGTGCCGGACGTCGACCTGGAGTCCGACGAGCCGTACAAGCTCGGCTGA
- a CDS encoding phosphatase PAP2 family protein: MRGLGLVEAFAAGPDWLVPVAAAVTQLGDAWFLYLGLTLLYWFGNRRLAVNPRHVGTTLLAIALAALAVTTALKSLLAVPRPLGAGSATVPTWLPDLLGAAYLNAATGTGFGFPSGHAIAATMVYGGLATFLDVWSRRVRWLAAGVVVAAVSLSRIVLGVHYLVDVLAGIVVGLVALAVLHRIARSGFRPRPDRVFFTSAILGVLALVVAFLAGHDGEVLEAAIAAGGAFGGYLVWRLRGAETAAVGPAGALFGAAIVGALFLGAYGITLVGLPVVFGVVPDTTRYRLLAVLPLSFLAVALVVAWPTVVGRLGRPSVAGVPEEN, encoded by the coding sequence GTGCGGGGACTCGGACTCGTGGAGGCGTTCGCGGCCGGACCGGACTGGCTCGTCCCGGTCGCGGCCGCCGTCACGCAACTCGGCGACGCGTGGTTCCTCTATCTCGGGCTGACGCTGCTGTACTGGTTCGGCAACCGGCGGCTCGCGGTCAATCCCCGGCACGTGGGGACGACGCTGCTGGCCATCGCGCTCGCCGCGCTCGCGGTGACGACCGCGCTGAAGAGCCTCCTCGCGGTCCCCCGGCCGCTCGGCGCCGGGTCGGCGACGGTCCCCACGTGGCTCCCGGACCTGCTCGGCGCCGCCTACCTGAACGCCGCCACCGGAACCGGGTTCGGCTTCCCCTCGGGCCACGCGATCGCGGCGACGATGGTGTACGGCGGCCTCGCGACGTTCCTCGACGTGTGGAGCCGTCGCGTCCGCTGGCTCGCCGCCGGCGTCGTCGTCGCCGCCGTCTCGCTCTCGCGGATCGTCCTCGGGGTCCACTACCTGGTGGACGTGCTCGCCGGCATCGTCGTCGGACTGGTGGCGCTGGCCGTCCTCCACCGCATCGCCCGCTCCGGCTTCCGGCCCAGGCCCGACCGCGTGTTCTTCACGTCCGCGATCCTCGGCGTCCTCGCGCTCGTCGTCGCGTTCCTCGCAGGTCACGACGGCGAGGTGCTCGAGGCGGCCATCGCCGCCGGCGGCGCGTTCGGCGGCTACCTCGTCTGGCGGCTCCGCGGGGCCGAGACCGCGGCCGTCGGTCCGGCGGGGGCGCTCTTCGGCGCGGCGATCGTCGGCGCCCTGTTTCTCGGCGCCTACGGGATCACCCTCGTCGGCCTTCCGGTGGTGTTCGGCGTCGTCCCCGACACGACGCGCTACCGGCTGCTCGCCGTGCTGCCGCTGTCGTTCCTCGCGGTCGCGCTCGTCGTCGCGTGGCCGACCGTCGTCGGCCGTCTGGGGCGCCCCTCGGTTGCGGGCGTGCCCGAGGAGAACTGA